TCTGCCAAGAGGAAGCAATATGTCATATATTTATCAAGAAAACGAGCGCGCAAAAAATTTTCTTGAAAGGAAAGTACTGGAATATATTACGGTACGCTATTTCGGTTCTTAGAGTTGAAAGGCGTAGTACTGAAGTGCAAGCAAGACGCCTGAACCCAAAATTGCCGCTCAAAAAAAAGCGCTTGCTGTTGCAATAGCGCCCTATTTTTAGTCATTCTATATAGTATCGGAACATGTAGGCATAGTCCGATATGTTGCGTGATCGCTAGAAAAGTACGCGTCCTTTACGCAAGTAAGATTATCGACGGTCTCGGCTTGGGGTGAAAGGAGGGAGCCGTATTCCCATTTACGAAGTGGATGCAAATTCGCTGAAATGTTGTAATGTAGGAGCTTCACTTTAGTACAAATTAGTGCGGAGGATAACAATGCGGGACGACCAATGGCTAAGAGACAAACTAGACACAGTATGGTCGGAATACTTTCAAGATGTTCCAAAGACCGATAACGTTATTATTCATTTTAGTAAGAAATGCAGAAACAGACTTGGCTCTATCCGCTTGGTAAACAACACGTATAGCGAGATACGAATCAACGGACACCTAAAAGACAAGGACATCCCCGATTTTGTTTGCGAGGCCGTTGTTGCACACGAGCTAACGCATTATGTGCACGGTTTTGGATCGAGCAGACCGCAGCTCTACCGATATCCGCACAGGGGTGGGATTGTTGCATGCGAGATGATTCGCCGCGGTCTTGGCGAGAAACACTACGCCGCCAAAGATTGGATTAACACGAACTGGATCGGGTTTTACGACGAGAAGAATTCGTCCGCGGTTGAGGAATCGTAAAGAATCATACTAACGCCGTTAACGCTTGGGAATAAATGTGACAATGCACGTGATTGCCGGTCATTATCGGCTGGTGCATAGTCACGACCAGGTTTGGAGGCGTAGTGAAACAACAGCGAAATATCGTGATAGAT
This sequence is a window from Candidatus Aquicultor sp.. Protein-coding genes within it:
- a CDS encoding SprT-like domain-containing protein, which gives rise to MRDDQWLRDKLDTVWSEYFQDVPKTDNVIIHFSKKCRNRLGSIRLVNNTYSEIRINGHLKDKDIPDFVCEAVVAHELTHYVHGFGSSRPQLYRYPHRGGIVACEMIRRGLGEKHYAAKDWINTNWIGFYDEKNSSAVEES